The following proteins are co-located in the Synechococcus sp. PROS-U-1 genome:
- a CDS encoding divergent PAP2 family protein, producing the protein MIDATPSHAVLREFFDNSSLTWGLMACGVAQLSKLVLELLLHRRWRPEVLIETGGMPSSHSALVTGTAACVGWTLGFDHPLFALAAIVAFVVMYDASGIRRAAGLTAERVNGLPDSLWPDALERPLKESLGHSRLQVLVGSLMGPAIALPGLEFVGSPLHLVVRLGAGLG; encoded by the coding sequence ATGATCGACGCCACGCCCTCCCATGCGGTTCTGCGGGAGTTTTTCGACAACAGTTCGCTCACCTGGGGCTTGATGGCTTGTGGCGTCGCCCAGCTGTCGAAGCTGGTCCTTGAGTTGCTCCTGCACCGCCGTTGGCGTCCGGAGGTGCTGATCGAAACCGGCGGCATGCCGTCGAGCCACTCCGCCCTGGTCACAGGCACGGCGGCCTGTGTGGGCTGGACCCTGGGCTTTGATCACCCCCTCTTCGCCCTTGCGGCGATAGTGGCGTTCGTCGTGATGTACGACGCCAGTGGCATTCGGCGTGCTGCCGGGCTGACGGCGGAACGGGTCAATGGCCTGCCTGATTCGCTCTGGCCGGACGCTCTGGAGAGACCCCTCAAGGAAAGCCTTGGCCACAGCCGGCTGCAGGTGCTGGTGGGCAGCCTGATGGGGCCCGCCATTGCTCTGCCGGGCTTGGAGTTTGTGGGATCACCGCTGCATCTGGTGGTCCGTCTTGGAGCTGGGCTGGGGTGA
- the crtE gene encoding geranylgeranyl diphosphate synthase CrtE, producing MSAEFDFKAYLGKAKELVETALDGSLGPERPESLREAMRYSLLAGGKRLRPILCLAACDLAGGEAKQALPTAVALEMIHTMSLIHDDLPAMDDDDLRRGRPTNHKVYGEAVAILAGDALLTRAFEMVALRSPDVPAERLLKVVGELSLVAGAPGLVGGQVVDLESEGKEVDLETLEYIHLHKTGALLSACVITGAMIGGADDALIKALRIYARGIGLAFQIIDDILDITASSEVLGKTAGKDLIADKTTYPKLLGLEESRHRADALVNEAKAALQPWAEKAIPLLALADFITSRDR from the coding sequence ATGAGCGCCGAGTTTGATTTCAAGGCCTATCTCGGCAAGGCCAAAGAGCTGGTGGAAACGGCACTTGATGGATCCCTAGGTCCTGAAAGGCCGGAGTCCCTCAGGGAAGCGATGCGCTATTCGCTGCTTGCTGGTGGAAAGCGATTGCGTCCCATCCTCTGCCTCGCCGCCTGCGACTTGGCCGGGGGCGAGGCGAAGCAGGCTCTGCCCACGGCGGTGGCGCTGGAAATGATCCACACCATGTCGTTGATCCATGACGACCTGCCGGCCATGGATGACGACGACCTGCGGCGTGGTCGTCCCACCAATCACAAGGTGTACGGCGAAGCCGTTGCCATCCTTGCGGGTGATGCACTGCTGACCCGAGCCTTTGAAATGGTGGCTCTGCGCAGTCCGGATGTTCCGGCTGAGCGTCTGCTCAAGGTGGTGGGAGAACTGTCGTTGGTGGCCGGTGCGCCAGGTCTGGTGGGCGGCCAGGTGGTGGATCTGGAAAGCGAAGGAAAGGAGGTGGATCTTGAAACCCTCGAGTACATCCACCTCCACAAAACGGGCGCCCTGTTGAGCGCTTGTGTCATTACTGGGGCCATGATTGGCGGCGCCGATGATGCGCTGATCAAGGCCCTACGCATCTACGCGCGGGGCATCGGCTTGGCGTTCCAGATCATTGACGACATTCTCGATATCACCGCCAGCAGCGAGGTGTTGGGCAAAACCGCCGGCAAAGATCTCATCGCCGATAAGACCACCTATCCCAAGCTTCTGGGGTTAGAAGAATCCCGCCACAGGGCTGACGCGTTGGTCAACGAAGCAAAAGCGGCCCTTCAACCCTGGGCTGAGAAGGCCATTCCCCTGCTCGCCTTGGCCGACTTCATCACCAGCCGCGACCGATGA
- a CDS encoding TIGR02466 family protein: MALHWLFPTPVLQVDLEPDAATAAAMQQQLEQFDAQVYQHPEFSDRNNLTGDLLGHAGLDQLHRMDAFQWLNGQLAERVSDYLCALLGNDHGLVAHIQKAWPVVCARNGGTVDLHSHRNAQLSAVFYVLTDPANESGELEFEAPDDYFSHVMAIPYRDAAVSGGVFAPMPHRLLVFPSDLRHRVLPYEGSGPRYSVSYDLAITTAPGKGREMRTPHPMDWVPLGMKNSA, translated from the coding sequence ATGGCGCTGCACTGGCTGTTCCCAACACCTGTTTTGCAGGTGGATCTTGAACCGGATGCCGCGACGGCCGCAGCCATGCAGCAGCAGCTTGAACAGTTCGATGCACAGGTGTATCAGCACCCTGAGTTCAGCGATCGCAACAACCTCACCGGAGATTTGTTGGGCCATGCCGGCCTGGATCAGTTGCATCGGATGGATGCGTTCCAGTGGCTGAACGGGCAGTTGGCCGAGCGCGTGTCTGACTATCTCTGTGCGCTCCTAGGGAACGATCACGGCCTCGTCGCCCACATTCAAAAGGCCTGGCCCGTGGTGTGTGCGAGGAACGGCGGAACGGTTGATCTGCACAGCCATCGCAATGCTCAGTTGAGTGCCGTGTTCTATGTGTTGACAGATCCGGCGAACGAGAGTGGCGAGTTGGAATTTGAGGCGCCGGACGATTACTTCAGCCATGTGATGGCGATTCCTTACCGCGACGCTGCCGTCTCCGGCGGTGTGTTCGCGCCGATGCCCCACCGGCTGTTGGTTTTTCCTTCGGATTTGCGCCATCGGGTGCTCCCCTATGAGGGAAGTGGCCCCCGCTATTCGGTCTCCTACGACCTGGCCATCACCACGGCGCCGGGGAAGGGACGTGAGATGCGAACACCCCATCCCATGGACTGGGTCCCTCTCGGTATGAAGAACTCGGCCTGA
- the folD gene encoding bifunctional methylenetetrahydrofolate dehydrogenase/methenyltetrahydrofolate cyclohydrolase FolD has translation MALRLDGKVLARDVEQRLQTLIERRLAAAGRPPGLAVLRVGDDPASAVYVANKEKACARIGVASFGDHLPGDTPPSVVLQTIERLNANSEVDGILLQLPLPAGLDEGPLLMAIDPEKDADGLHTLNLGRLLKGEPGPRSCTPAGVMALLRSNGIDPAGKRAVVIGRSILVGQPMALMLQAANATVTIAHSRTADLSAHTREADILVVAAGRPAFIGADHVRPGAAVVDVGIHRKPEGGLCGDVRAGEIESIAGALSPVPGGVGPMTVTMLLVNTVVAWCRRHNLDHDLGDLVP, from the coding sequence ATGGCCCTGCGTTTGGACGGCAAGGTGCTGGCAAGGGATGTGGAGCAGCGTCTTCAAACCCTGATCGAACGGCGTCTGGCCGCGGCGGGGCGACCGCCTGGCTTGGCGGTACTGCGTGTTGGCGATGACCCCGCTAGCGCTGTCTACGTTGCCAACAAGGAAAAGGCCTGTGCACGGATCGGTGTGGCCAGCTTTGGCGATCACCTCCCCGGTGACACGCCTCCGTCGGTGGTGCTTCAGACCATCGAACGGCTGAATGCCAACTCTGAAGTGGACGGCATCCTTCTGCAGCTTCCGCTTCCGGCCGGCCTGGATGAGGGGCCGTTGCTGATGGCCATTGATCCTGAAAAGGATGCAGATGGTCTGCACACGCTCAATCTCGGACGGCTGCTCAAGGGAGAACCTGGCCCGCGCAGCTGCACCCCCGCAGGGGTGATGGCGTTGCTTCGCAGCAACGGCATTGATCCGGCGGGCAAGCGCGCTGTGGTGATCGGGCGCAGCATTCTTGTGGGACAGCCGATGGCCTTGATGCTTCAGGCCGCCAATGCCACCGTCACCATTGCCCATTCCCGTACGGCAGATCTGTCGGCCCACACTCGGGAGGCCGACATCCTTGTTGTGGCGGCTGGGCGTCCTGCGTTCATCGGTGCAGACCACGTGCGGCCGGGTGCGGCAGTCGTGGATGTCGGCATCCACCGCAAGCCTGAAGGCGGCCTCTGCGGTGATGTTCGCGCCGGTGAAATCGAATCGATCGCTGGTGCGCTATCCCCTGTTCCAGGGGGTGTGGGCCCCATGACGGTGACGATGCTTCTGGTGAACACCGTGGTGGCCTGGTGCAGACGCCACAACCTTGACCATGATTTGGGCGATCTCGTGCCCTGA
- a CDS encoding HDIG domain-containing metalloprotein: MVRVPRLSSLWRNWLRLEGPGGRLLRWTRLQTLVVLLLCLSVAAASSLPWLIKPKLQPGSLAPFEAIAPKDALVQDSTALEQQRASLVARSVVQVIDPEQTQQLKQRLEQQLLQLQEITNTGSGARIGPVNLSDAEKRWLEQRSEQDHLAWDEAVRSTAERMLSQGLVSNLAVEQLRQAADLQLNAIAMQEPASRSLAGKVLTSSLRGSSNLRTDPNLSKQLIEEQLTKQAIPTIQVRKGDLITRKGEPISPQAYDVLDYFGRVRREPQPLIWFQRFVEAAAGCAVMLLVMRRERPGLEVRHALLAVGLLLLVQVAKLWFKGTVSPLAVLVPPTLVLAEGLGTGCGLVWMGVAALLWPEPVQGLGDGRLLVAATVAATGALIAGRQRSRGQLLQLTVLLPISALVGQWLLLQLQPFTGLRLWGSLNPSLDELATDALLLGILLMLSLLLIPILEGSFGLLTRARLLELADQERPLLRRLSCEAPGTFEHTLMICGLAEEGARAIGADVDLIRTGSLYHDVGKLHAPDWFIENQKDGPNPHDALDDPQASAAVLQAHVDEGLKLARRHRLPRPIADFIPEHQGTLKMGYFFHKAQERGEAVEERRFRYKGPEPRSKETAILMLADGCEAALRSLPPDTSDAQAVDTVRRIVESRQRDGQLRKSSLDRGEVELVIRAFVQVWRRMRHRRIPYPIPARR, from the coding sequence TTGGTTCGCGTTCCACGGCTGAGCAGCCTCTGGAGGAACTGGCTGCGGCTCGAAGGCCCAGGGGGACGCCTGCTGCGCTGGACACGGCTGCAGACGCTCGTTGTTCTCCTGCTGTGCCTTTCCGTGGCCGCAGCCTCCAGCCTGCCCTGGCTGATCAAACCGAAACTCCAACCCGGATCGCTGGCCCCGTTTGAAGCCATCGCTCCAAAAGATGCCCTGGTGCAGGACAGCACCGCCCTCGAGCAGCAGCGCGCCTCCCTGGTGGCGCGATCGGTGGTGCAGGTCATTGATCCAGAGCAGACCCAACAACTCAAACAACGGCTCGAACAGCAACTGCTGCAGCTCCAGGAGATCACCAACACCGGTTCAGGGGCCCGGATCGGGCCGGTGAACCTGTCTGACGCTGAGAAGAGATGGCTGGAGCAACGCAGCGAACAGGACCATCTGGCCTGGGATGAAGCGGTGCGCAGCACCGCAGAGCGCATGCTCAGTCAAGGACTGGTGAGCAATCTGGCCGTTGAGCAATTGCGCCAGGCCGCTGACCTGCAACTGAACGCCATCGCAATGCAGGAGCCGGCGTCGCGATCCCTGGCTGGCAAGGTGCTCACCAGCTCCCTACGCGGCAGCAGCAACCTGCGCACTGACCCGAACCTGAGCAAACAGCTGATCGAGGAACAGCTGACCAAACAGGCCATCCCCACCATTCAAGTGCGCAAGGGGGATCTGATCACCCGGAAGGGCGAACCGATCAGTCCCCAGGCCTATGACGTGCTCGATTATTTCGGCCGCGTGCGCCGCGAACCCCAACCGTTGATTTGGTTTCAGCGGTTCGTCGAAGCCGCTGCAGGCTGCGCGGTGATGCTGTTGGTGATGCGTCGCGAACGACCTGGCCTTGAGGTACGCCACGCCCTGCTGGCTGTGGGACTGCTTCTCCTGGTGCAGGTCGCCAAGCTCTGGTTCAAGGGAACCGTCAGCCCTCTTGCCGTTCTGGTTCCACCCACCCTGGTGCTGGCTGAGGGCCTCGGCACCGGCTGCGGGTTGGTCTGGATGGGTGTTGCCGCGCTGCTCTGGCCTGAACCCGTGCAGGGTCTGGGCGACGGTCGCCTCCTCGTGGCAGCAACAGTCGCTGCAACTGGGGCCTTGATTGCAGGGCGTCAGCGCAGCCGCGGACAGCTCCTACAACTGACGGTGCTGCTTCCAATCAGCGCGCTTGTTGGACAGTGGCTGCTGCTGCAACTGCAGCCCTTCACTGGTCTGCGTCTCTGGGGAAGCCTCAATCCCAGCCTGGATGAACTGGCCACCGACGCCCTTTTGCTCGGGATTCTGCTGATGCTCAGCCTGCTGCTGATCCCGATACTCGAAGGGTCCTTTGGACTGCTGACCCGGGCGCGGCTGCTTGAGCTGGCGGATCAAGAACGGCCTCTGCTGCGCCGCCTCTCCTGCGAAGCCCCAGGAACGTTTGAACACACCCTGATGATCTGCGGCCTTGCCGAGGAAGGGGCACGGGCCATCGGTGCGGATGTGGATCTGATCCGAACCGGATCGCTCTATCACGACGTAGGCAAACTGCACGCGCCGGACTGGTTCATCGAAAACCAGAAAGATGGCCCCAATCCCCATGACGCGCTCGACGACCCCCAGGCAAGCGCAGCGGTTCTTCAAGCCCATGTGGATGAAGGTCTCAAGCTGGCGCGGCGCCACCGCCTACCCAGGCCCATCGCCGATTTCATCCCTGAACATCAGGGCACGTTGAAGATGGGGTACTTCTTTCACAAGGCCCAGGAGCGCGGTGAGGCGGTTGAGGAACGCCGCTTCCGATACAAGGGCCCCGAACCCCGATCCAAAGAGACCGCCATCTTGATGCTGGCGGACGGATGTGAGGCAGCGTTGCGATCACTTCCTCCCGACACGTCAGATGCGCAGGCGGTGGACACGGTGCGTCGAATCGTGGAGTCACGGCAGCGGGATGGACAACTGCGCAAAAGCAGCCTCGACCGCGGCGAAGTGGAATTGGTGATCCGTGCCTTCGTGCAAGTGTGGCGACGGATGCGCCATCGCCGCATTCCTTATCCAATCCCGGCCCGGCGTTGA
- a CDS encoding SemiSWEET family sugar transporter, which produces MRLSSELVGYLAAGLTTASFFPQALKTLRSGDTKAISLGMYALFTSGVALWSLYGLLVKDGPVLVANLITLLPAAVVLQRKIVAR; this is translated from the coding sequence TTGCGACTGAGTTCTGAACTCGTTGGCTACCTGGCCGCTGGCCTCACAACGGCCAGCTTCTTTCCGCAGGCCCTCAAGACGCTGCGCAGTGGTGACACGAAGGCGATCTCGTTGGGGATGTACGCCCTGTTCACCAGTGGCGTTGCGCTTTGGTCGCTTTACGGCTTGCTGGTCAAGGATGGCCCGGTGCTGGTCGCCAACTTGATCACCCTTCTTCCCGCGGCCGTTGTGCTCCAGCGCAAAATTGTTGCGCGCTGA
- a CDS encoding RluA family pseudouridine synthase — protein sequence MLDRWLMVVDKPSGLLTQPGLGPDQHDSVITRLQRKEQGLRLVHRLDRDTSGVLLLARSADALRRLSALFAERRINKLYLADVEGDLHGRGCIASPLARLSRHPPRYGSHPEGRLALTLWRVCAACTHGTRVWLRPLTGRSHQLRAHLAELGHPIVGDPIYGDAVRSCRLHLHAQALSFRHPFTHRRVRLISQEVPFATEF from the coding sequence ATGCTGGACCGCTGGCTGATGGTGGTTGATAAGCCCTCCGGCCTTCTGACGCAGCCGGGCCTCGGGCCAGATCAACACGACTCCGTGATCACCCGGTTGCAGCGCAAGGAGCAAGGCCTGCGACTGGTCCACCGCTTGGATCGCGACACCTCGGGTGTGCTGTTGCTGGCCAGGAGTGCCGATGCTCTACGGCGGCTCAGTGCCCTGTTTGCCGAACGTCGGATCAACAAGTTGTACTTGGCCGATGTTGAGGGGGATCTCCATGGCCGCGGCTGTATTGCCAGCCCTTTGGCACGACTGTCACGCCACCCCCCGCGCTACGGCAGCCATCCCGAGGGACGTCTGGCGTTAACCCTTTGGAGAGTCTGCGCTGCTTGTACCCACGGCACGCGGGTCTGGCTGCGCCCGCTCACGGGGCGCTCCCATCAGCTGCGGGCCCATTTGGCCGAACTGGGACATCCCATCGTTGGTGATCCCATCTATGGGGATGCTGTTCGTTCGTGCAGGTTGCATCTCCATGCCCAGGCGTTGAGCTTTCGGCATCCCTTCACTCACCGACGCGTCCGTTTGATTTCTCAGGAGGTTCCCTTTGCGACTGAGTTCTGA
- a CDS encoding MTH1187 family thiamine-binding protein — protein sequence MWVSVDLCVVPIGVGVSLSPYVAACERVIAAAGLAHQLGPNGTAIEGPWEEVMACVRACHVELHGMGAPRLYTTLKLNTRTDRQQSFAEKVTSVEKLLGD from the coding sequence ATGTGGGTCAGCGTTGATCTCTGCGTTGTGCCCATCGGCGTTGGTGTCAGTCTTTCCCCCTATGTCGCAGCCTGTGAACGGGTGATCGCTGCCGCGGGCCTTGCGCATCAGCTGGGTCCCAATGGGACCGCGATCGAAGGGCCATGGGAAGAGGTCATGGCCTGTGTGCGTGCCTGTCACGTTGAGTTGCACGGCATGGGAGCCCCACGGCTCTACACAACCCTCAAGCTCAACACCCGCACTGATCGGCAGCAGTCGTTCGCGGAGAAGGTCACGTCCGTCGAGAAGCTCCTCGGTGATTGA
- a CDS encoding Nif11-like leader peptide family natural product precursor, whose translation MSLDDLDQFLTLRDSDPGLAKALAQPMDLERFLALAAERGYVLTEADVFAAQQREHRVRTAAELQQDQASEARRLRNFING comes from the coding sequence ATGTCTCTCGACGATCTGGATCAATTTCTGACCCTTCGGGACAGCGATCCTGGTCTGGCCAAGGCCTTGGCGCAGCCCATGGATCTTGAGCGGTTTCTTGCACTCGCTGCCGAGCGCGGATACGTCTTGACCGAGGCTGATGTCTTTGCAGCACAGCAGCGTGAACATCGCGTCAGAACGGCAGCGGAGCTTCAGCAGGATCAGGCCTCGGAAGCGCGTCGGCTCCGCAATTTCATCAACGGCTGA
- a CDS encoding carbohydrate ABC transporter permease has product MRTSIARALQLVLLILLALLVLTPLLWLVSTSLKGPAEDIFSSPPALLPSAPSVDAYIRLFQDNPLTTYLFNSTVVSGLAVLANLLFCSLAAYPLARLRFAGRGVVLALVVATILIPFQVVMIPLYLLMVQLGLRNTLLALVIPQAATAFGLYLLRQSFLGVPKELEEAARIDGCSRLGEWWNVMIPAAKADLITLAMFVFIGTWSDFLWPLVILDDPSLYTLPLGLQQLSSSFSLDWRIVAAGSVVSILPVLLLFVLLQRFILPNASGDAVKG; this is encoded by the coding sequence ATGCGTACCTCCATCGCACGGGCCCTCCAGCTGGTGCTGCTGATCCTTCTGGCTCTTCTGGTGCTCACCCCTCTGCTCTGGTTGGTGAGCACCTCCTTGAAGGGGCCGGCCGAAGATATCTTCAGCAGTCCGCCTGCGTTACTGCCCTCAGCCCCCAGCGTGGATGCCTACATCCGCCTGTTTCAAGACAATCCCCTCACCACCTATCTGTTCAACAGCACCGTTGTGAGTGGGTTGGCTGTGCTGGCCAACCTGTTGTTCTGCTCTCTAGCCGCTTACCCCCTGGCCCGGCTTCGCTTCGCGGGCAGAGGCGTCGTGCTGGCCCTCGTGGTGGCCACGATCCTGATTCCCTTTCAGGTGGTGATGATTCCGCTGTATCTGCTGATGGTTCAGTTGGGGTTGCGCAACACCTTGCTGGCCTTGGTGATCCCGCAGGCGGCCACAGCCTTCGGTCTTTATCTTCTGCGCCAAAGCTTTCTCGGTGTACCCAAGGAACTCGAGGAGGCGGCACGGATCGATGGCTGCAGTCGCTTGGGGGAATGGTGGAACGTAATGATCCCTGCCGCCAAAGCAGATCTCATCACTCTGGCGATGTTCGTGTTCATCGGCACCTGGAGTGACTTCCTCTGGCCACTGGTGATTCTTGACGACCCATCGCTGTACACGCTCCCTTTGGGCCTGCAGCAGCTGTCCAGCAGCTTTTCGCTGGATTGGCGGATTGTTGCCGCCGGATCGGTGGTGTCAATCCTGCCGGTGTTGTTGTTGTTCGTCCTGTTGCAGCGCTTCATCCTGCCCAATGCCAGCGGGGATGCTGTGAAGGGATGA
- a CDS encoding 2-isopropylmalate synthase, with the protein MAKDPGRVLIFDTTLRDGEQSPGASLNLEEKLAIAQQLARLGVDVIEAGFPFASPGDFSAVQRIAQQVGGDNGPIICGLARASRADIKACADAVAPAPRRRIHTFIATSDIHLEHKLRKSRADVLGIVPEMVSYARSLVEDVEFSCEDAGRSDPEFLYEVIEAAIAAGATTINIPDTVGYTTPSEFGALIAGINQHVPNIADAVISVHGHNDLGLAVANFLEAVKNGARQLECTINGIGERAGNASLEELVMALHVRRRYYNPFFGRDEESPTPLTAVRTEELTKTSRLVSNLTGMVVQPNKAIVGANAFAHESGIHQDGVLKNRLTYEIIDAKTVGLSDNRISLGKLSGRSAVRARLEELGYDLTRDDLDEAFARFKELADRKREITDRDLEAIVSEQVQQPEARFQLKLVQVSCGSSLRPTATVTLLDEEGSETTGSAVGTGPVDAVCRALNDLAGVPNELIEFSVKSVTEGIDAMGDVTIRLRRDGALYSGHAADTDVVVAAAMAFVNALNRLVAGQERQSLHPQKDPVVLEARPTL; encoded by the coding sequence ATGGCCAAGGACCCCGGTCGCGTCCTGATTTTTGACACCACCCTGCGGGATGGTGAGCAGTCTCCGGGGGCAAGCCTCAATCTTGAGGAGAAGCTGGCCATTGCCCAGCAGCTGGCTCGGCTCGGCGTGGATGTGATCGAGGCTGGATTCCCTTTCGCCAGTCCCGGTGATTTTTCCGCTGTCCAGCGGATTGCCCAGCAGGTGGGTGGTGACAACGGTCCGATTATTTGCGGTCTGGCCCGTGCTTCGAGGGCAGACATCAAGGCCTGTGCCGATGCCGTTGCACCGGCGCCGCGTCGCCGGATTCACACCTTTATCGCCACCAGCGACATTCACCTCGAGCACAAGCTGCGCAAAAGCCGTGCTGATGTGCTGGGCATCGTTCCCGAGATGGTGAGCTATGCCCGCTCGCTGGTGGAAGACGTCGAATTCTCCTGTGAGGACGCTGGCCGAAGTGATCCGGAGTTTCTCTACGAAGTGATTGAGGCGGCGATTGCCGCTGGCGCCACCACGATCAACATTCCCGACACTGTCGGCTACACCACGCCGTCGGAGTTCGGGGCTCTGATCGCGGGCATCAATCAGCACGTGCCCAACATCGCTGATGCGGTGATCTCGGTGCATGGCCACAACGATCTCGGCCTGGCGGTGGCGAATTTCCTCGAAGCGGTCAAGAACGGCGCCCGTCAGCTCGAATGCACGATCAATGGCATCGGTGAACGCGCCGGCAATGCATCCCTCGAGGAGTTGGTGATGGCATTGCATGTGCGGCGGCGCTACTACAACCCGTTCTTTGGACGGGATGAGGAAAGTCCCACGCCGCTGACGGCTGTGCGCACCGAAGAGCTGACCAAGACCTCACGGCTGGTCTCGAATCTCACCGGAATGGTTGTTCAGCCCAACAAAGCCATCGTCGGTGCGAACGCCTTCGCCCACGAATCCGGCATTCACCAGGATGGTGTGCTCAAGAACCGGCTGACCTACGAAATCATCGATGCCAAGACCGTGGGGTTGTCTGACAACCGCATCTCCCTCGGCAAGCTCAGTGGTCGCAGTGCCGTCCGCGCCCGTCTGGAGGAACTGGGTTATGACCTCACCCGCGACGATCTCGATGAGGCATTTGCCCGTTTCAAGGAGCTCGCTGATCGCAAGCGCGAGATCACGGACCGTGATTTGGAGGCGATTGTCAGCGAACAGGTGCAGCAGCCTGAAGCCCGCTTCCAGTTGAAACTGGTTCAGGTCAGCTGCGGAAGCAGCCTCCGCCCCACCGCCACCGTCACGCTGTTGGACGAAGAAGGCAGTGAGACAACAGGTTCTGCGGTCGGGACCGGTCCGGTGGATGCCGTGTGTCGTGCCCTGAACGACCTGGCTGGTGTTCCCAATGAGTTGATTGAATTTTCGGTTAAGTCCGTGACGGAGGGCATCGATGCGATGGGCGACGTGACCATTCGTCTGCGCCGCGACGGTGCTTTGTATTCCGGTCACGCTGCCGACACCGATGTCGTGGTGGCTGCGGCGATGGCCTTCGTCAATGCCCTCAATCGTCTGGTGGCCGGTCAGGAACGTCAGTCATTGCATCCTCAGAAGGATCCTGTTGTTCTGGAGGCCCGACCGACGCTCTAG